The following coding sequences lie in one Spinacia oleracea cultivar Varoflay chromosome 1, BTI_SOV_V1, whole genome shotgun sequence genomic window:
- the LOC110781246 gene encoding uncharacterized protein encodes MDRKWMNAKRCSDDYELGVEDFISFAVEHSEDENNILCPCVECNNMVRLGVEVIRDHLITKGINQLYKCWLSHGEVLGDASSNVDTGMGFDTWMEDKTHEELTYDDDGVEEMINALQESIQDCPEMLGNLSSDAKKPLYSGCSKFSRLSGVLKLLSIKASNGVTDKCFTEFIEAFHEILPEGNLLPSRTYDAKKMLTSIGLSYERIHACPNDCILYRKEYASLESCPECSVSRYKINKVPAKVMWYFPIIPRFRRLFSVPVEAKNLTWHADSDGREKDGMLRHPADSPQWVKIDKDFPDFGAEPRNLRLALATDGMNPHDNQRSTHSTWPVILMIYNLPPALCMKRKYRMLSTLISGPKQPGHDIDVYLAPLVEDLKLLWESGVEVFDAHRKENFNLKAMLFGTINDFPAYGNLSGYSVKGYNACPICDENTSSIRIPNSNKIVYMANRKGLPVKHRYRKWKKVFNGKCEEGKFPIPLSGDQIFKKVQGLNVKHGKLNANQLPSKGYKKESVFFGLPYWKNLYVRHFLDVMHIEKNICESLVGTLLNMPGKSKDGENARNDLAHLKIRKELHPVKKKGSRTYLPPACYTLSRKEKKVLCESLHGIKVPEGYSSNIKNLVSMKDLKLIGMKSHDYHILMEHLLPVAIRSILPDHVRDAITKLCIFFSEICSKEIDPSKLTSLQSGIIITLCQLEMYFPPSFFDIMVHLTVHLVREIQLCGPAYLRYMYPVKRYMKILKDYVMNGSRPEGCIAERYVLEEAIEHCSQFLSSLEAVGIPKPRYSGGIEGKGIMGCKDMKSRKPKGRKNHSIKSFSTDEQQHTAVSSSVLQSAISADSFYFCWV; translated from the exons ATGGATCGAAAATGGATGAATGCTAAGCGATGTAGTGATGATTATGAGCTAGGAGTAGaggattttatttcatttgCAGTTGAACATTCGGAGGATGAGAATAATATTTTGTGTCCATGTGTTGAATGCAATAACATGGTTCGACTTGGTGTTGAAGTTATAAGAGATCATCTTATTACTAAGGGTATTAATCAACTGTATAAGTGTTGGTTAAGCCACGGTGAAGTTTTAGGGGATGCTTCTTCTAACGTAGATACTGGTATGGGATTTGATACTTGGATGGAAGACAAGACACACGAAGAACTTACGTATGATGATGACGGGGTAGAAGAAATGATTAATGCCTTACAAGAAAGCATTCAAGATTGTCCAGAGATGTTGGGTAACTTGTCTAGTGATGCAAAGAAACCATTGTATTCtggatgttctaaatttagtagATTATCTGGTGTGCTAAAACTGCTTAGCATTAAGGCGAGTAATGGCGTGACCGATAAATGCTTTACTGAGTTCATAGAAGCATTCCATGAGATTCTTCCCGAGGGAAACTTGCTTCCTTCTCGCACTTATGATGCTAAAAAGATGCTAACCTCAATTGGCTTGAGTTACGAGAGAATTCACGCTTGTCCAAATGATTGCATCTTGTATCGAAAAGAATATGCCTCATTGGAGAGTTGCCCCGAGTGTAGTGTTTCTAGATATAAGATAAATAAGGTGCCTGCCAAAGTCATGTGGTACTTTCCAATAATACCAAGATTCAGACGTCTTTTCAGTGTTCCAGTAGAGGCAAAGAATTTGACATGGCATGCGGATTCAGATGGAAGGGAGAAAGATGGTATGTTGAGACACCCTGCCGATTCTCCACAATGGGTCAAGATTGACAAAGACTTCCCTGATTTCGGAGCTGAACCTAGAAATTTGCGACTTGCCCTTGCAACTGATGGCATGAACCCTCATGATAATCAACGTAGCACTCATAGCACATGGCCGGTAATTTTAATGATATATAATCTTCCTCCGGCTTTGTGTATGAAGCGGAAGTATAGGATGTTATCTACATTGATTTCGGGCCCAAAGCAACCAGGCCATGATATTGATGTTTATTTAGCACCATTAGTTGAAGATTTAAAGTTGTTGTGGGAGTCAGGTGTAGAGGTGTTTGATGCTCACCGTAAagaaaatttcaatttaaaagcCATGCTATTTGGCACTATTAATGACTTTCCGGCATATGGTAATCTCTCAGGATATAGTGTCAAAGGTTATAACGCTTGCCCTATATGTGATGAGAACACATCCTCGATTAGAATACCTAACTCTAACAAGATTGTGTACATGGCAAATCGAAAGGGGCTTCCTGTGAAGCATCGTTACCGAAAGTGGAAAAAGGTTTTTAATGGTAAGTGCGAAGAAGGTAAATTTCCTATTCCTTTGTCTGGGGATCAGATATTTAAGAAAGTGCAAGGGTTGAATGTGAAACATGGAAAACTAAATGCCAACCAACTCCCTAGTAAGGGCTATAAGAAAGAGTCAGTTTTTTTTGGTCTTCCATACTGGAAGAACTTGTATGTTAGGCACTTTCTTGATGTGATGCATATTGAGAAGAATATTTGTGAAAGTTTGGTTGGTACACTCCTTAATATGCCCGGCAAGAGTAAAGACGGGGAAAATGCGAGAAATGATTTAGCGCACTTGAAAATTAGAAAAGAATTGCATCCTGTAAAGAAGAAAGGAAGTCGTACCTATCTCCCTCCGGCATGCTACACTCTTAGTAGGAAAGAAAAAAAGGTGCTTTGTGAGTCTTTACATGGAATTAAGGTTCCAGAGGGATATTCTTCTAACATTAAAAATCTTGTCTCAATGAAAGACCTAAAGTTGATAGGTATGAAATCTCATGACTATCACATTCTCATGGAGCATCTATTACCAGTGGCTATTCGCTCCATTTTACCAGATCATGTTCGAGATGCAATCACCAAACTTTGTATTTTCTTCAGTGAGATATGTAGCAAGGAGATTGACCCGTCGAAGTTGACTAGCTTGCAAAGTGGCATTATTATTACTTTATGCCAATTGGAGATGTATTTTCCGCCTTCCTTTTTCGACATAATGGTCCATTTAACTGTCCACTTGGTTAGAGAAATCCAACTGTGTGGGCCTGCTTATTTAAGATACATGTACCCTGTCAAGAGATACATGAAGATTTTGAAGGATTATGTTATGAATGGAAGTCGACCAGAAGGTTGCATTGCTGAGCGCTACGTGCTAGAAGAAGCCATTGAACATTGTAGTCAATTTCTTTCTTCGCTTGAAGCTGTAGGGATTCCAAAGCCTAGATATTCGGGAGGGATAGAAGGGAAGGGGATTATGGGATGTAAGGATATGAAGAGCAGAAAGCCTAAGGGAAGAAAGAATCATTCg ATTAAAAGTTTCTCAACAGATGAGCAGCAGCATACTGCAGTCAGCAGCAGCGTACTGCAGTCAGCAATATCAGCTGACTCGTTCTATTTTTGCTG GGTTTAA